The proteins below come from a single Rhizobium sp. BT04 genomic window:
- a CDS encoding lysozyme, with protein sequence MLKLFSLSSSLSILFLASAHAESQVQLSHVPSQSQVEDFNEPRGASKGVEARPILVIASELIKYFEGWYPSAYDDPAAYCTIGYGHLIALQACASIDLGEFARPLSKGAGAALLEKDTRTARIAVQRYVKVDLSDEQFSALASFTFNVGKEKFADSTLLELVNDGDFDAAANQFGRWIKAKGKVLPGLKDRRACEAALFRGNLQSGKNSTFDRSDCAGLGVASGAGPVIDIFVGE encoded by the coding sequence ATGCTTAAGCTATTCTCGCTTTCCAGTTCTTTATCAATATTGTTCCTCGCATCTGCGCACGCGGAAAGCCAAGTACAGCTAAGCCACGTCCCTTCGCAAAGTCAGGTTGAAGATTTCAATGAGCCTCGCGGTGCGTCAAAAGGAGTAGAAGCAAGGCCTATACTAGTTATCGCGAGCGAACTCATAAAGTACTTCGAGGGATGGTATCCGTCCGCTTATGATGATCCAGCGGCCTACTGTACCATCGGTTATGGCCATCTTATTGCACTACAAGCCTGTGCGAGTATAGATCTTGGTGAGTTTGCCAGACCTCTGTCAAAGGGGGCCGGAGCCGCGCTTTTGGAGAAAGATACGCGTACTGCAAGAATCGCAGTCCAGCGATATGTGAAAGTAGATCTCTCGGATGAGCAATTTAGCGCTTTGGCATCTTTCACGTTTAACGTAGGCAAGGAAAAGTTTGCAGATTCAACGCTGCTTGAACTGGTGAACGATGGCGATTTTGACGCAGCTGCGAATCAATTCGGCCGATGGATAAAGGCGAAGGGCAAGGTTCTGCCTGGACTGAAAGATCGTCGTGCATGTGAAGCTGCGTTGTTTCGAGGAAATCTCCAATCAGGAAAAAATAGTACGTTTGACCGGTCTGATTGCGCCGGATTGGGTGTAGCGAGTGGCGCGGGTCCAGTCATCGATATTTTTGTTGGAGAGTAA